In the Glycine max cultivar Williams 82 chromosome 19, Glycine_max_v4.0, whole genome shotgun sequence genome, gtttttacCAGAAAATTCCGTGAGAAATTTACTAATTACTATGAACTTAAAGCATATTTAATGTTgagacatgaattgtaaaaaatgtaaagtaagtaaatataaactacaattacaaaattgtctaAACATTctaagtttcatttttaactttcaaatagtaCTTTGCCCACTagatgcgaagcgccttcaatctctctggttccaatggtctaggatttgtaaaatactgcatgatataataaaatataagttaatatataatatattagcaatcataacaaaatgaaatttggtgaattaaaaattaccatttcccaattattttggaaattttctaagattatagttggcatccagtgcatgacgtaatacacacactcagtgcttcctttttgtctattacactaaatacattataaaatttagatattcaatgttgagtacaaattagtctacacagtactaaaatataagtaaaaacatattgtttaaataacttattttaacaacaatccacctagcaggagacttggatttactttgttgAGTATCATCAAGTTCTTTCAAAACACTGTTGAATAGAAACATGGATgtttattgtacaattaaaattttgatgtacctgactaatgctaatgcaaatgtattgaaaaacaacactgacctgttaattatgcctttgaggtagttgtctggcttattatgcaaggaacaaaaccaaatgacaacattttccttaggcaaaatgacgaccatttgccaatatgcactgcagtggagaccaatataggctattatactattatacattatttaaattcatttgttgagtTTAAGTTACCCATACAGGTACACATCCcattttgaattttgcatccagttcttaatgtaactttctgattcaaattgcgaTTGGCCAGATCTCTGGatagactgtggctcgaggaatccatacacatcggtATTCCCCGcttgcatacttgtctcagtcatatgtctattgttgttaacacaaagtaaattatgcatgaaggtaaaacaataagttaggtaattaataataatctaaattcACTtatagaatccacaactgtataacagagatgctgacacattgaccaccgtgtgctattTCAGACAGATATTCATGCTTGATGTACAAGGGGAACTCTTAATTAAATAGGCTAAAcaaggtagcatcccacataacctgcaatGGCTTCAGAAAAAACTGTGGGATGGTCAATATCATCATATATAGGAGATCATCGACCTCATGATCCGGTTTATCTACAGGTTTCGCGGGTCCCACAGCTCCCTGTTTATGCAACATAGTTAATTGACATAATTTAAtcacagaaaatattttaatggaaaaaataagtatttaatgacactaaaatacttgttctgataaacgcttgacaagatgtgtcggccaagcaaggaatgtGTTAAGAGTCTGTCTCATGACCCTAACCTCTTTAGTGGGTATAGGAATGGGAGCATCTACATCTcaaacctcctcaacaccaaccttgacttgatcatgCAACAAAGGAATATTGTGAACAGTTATGGATTCCTTATaaactcttcctagggcaaccaggcgaGGAGGATATTCTTCGATGTACAACccgcatttgtctgagtcacctATGTCTAGAtcgttccctgagggatcaacacaactctcctttgtgctgacacgagcagctgaaggaccaacctcaggttcaggaggcagtgcaagtccttgtgattgcatctgcgactgaaATTGGGACTGCATTTGGCTAAAGGATAACATTAGCTGTCGAGTgactttttctgtgatcgaaTCCTCTAgttggtccctgatttgttgcATCAACTGCTGCAGGTCTTTGGGAGCCATGGAGGAAGACGTGTAGGAGATCCTTGAAGTTGATCGAAAGTATTGTTTGATGGTTACACCAGCTCCTACAGCACGCACATGACCAGGGTGTTCTagtcgcccaatggcagcagtcagtACATCATGACGTCCATGGGCGACAAAGGAACCCTGTGAGGCTTGATCCTCAAATGCATCCTGTGAAGAACACATTTATTGGTTCACTCAATCacacaataaacaaaaataattacaattatgaattgaaagtgacttacaatcttgtcagcaatttcctttgctgcctcagaTGTCATGTGaccagttttcttggtgcgggctAGCTTTCACTTCACGTGTCAtttgatgggagatggaggatcaataACGGTGTCAATACTTCCAAATTGAGCAACTTActctagttttttctttcttttctcatccatcaacttcttttctaaatattcataacccccacgagacaacacgtgaGGGGAAGTGTTTTGTTTCTGGATGGTCTGTGCCTTTTTTCGCACACCCTGCAAAAATGCAACATTAATGAAACTCATgattacaatgtattataataagtGCATTTAAAgttggaaaaatgaaaatcacaaattagttacctcccacgaagggtctctgcggctctgacaaaattgggctcatttctccttgctaatgtcgtACATTTTGCATACAGTGTCATCGACACTATCCTTGTCagctgcaagtgcccattttgACGTCAAATCAGACTTAAATTATCTCCACCGCTCCCCCACagtctgaagtattttctttttttgtcctTACATCAGATGCTTCAGGGATATGAAATTCAGCCTAACAAAGagtaaattaggttttattattactaaattcaaatatttggcTAAGAAACAATATGCAACATGAAATAATACATGATACctaaatatcctcccatatcaaatccttttgaCCAATAAGGACATGCTTCCAATTGTCGTATAAGACATCCATTTTATCATGAGCGacgatccccaaatatgttcttaacttcTTGCTGTGGGGACCGTCCGCTTTGCCAGTAGCAGGATCCACATGGACCTGGGGTCTCTCTGACCCAATTGGTCTAGTCGCCAATAATCTTAGGCGTGAGGCCTTTCTAGTCCACTTCAACGTTGAAGGCGAATGCGATGCTAAATCaataggaggaggaggaggaggcagAGGAGAGTTGGGTTGTGTAGCCATTTGGCtgtaaaccaaaaaaaacattaatttaggATGTTATCAAGAATAAATGAGTATGAATGTAACTGAATGGACTGAAAttaagtacaaaataaaaaaaattatattagacgatgttaattaattctccttcatcatgatcattacgattagcatgaacttCATCAGCTTCTTCTCCGACGACATTAGGAGACagttgtgtggacaaaggactaacataagtatcaatgtatgaatcatcatcttcaacattgaCACCTATTGTTTTCCCATGTAGAACCACTAACCACCTTTGATCATAAGGGTCTTCgacataaaatacttgttttgcttgttctgccatgatgaaaagATCATTCTGGTAAGCGAGTTTGTTAAGATCCACCAACGTAAATCTTACATCATCGGTCCGCACACCGGTATTATtgtcaacccacttacatttgaaaacacagacagtgaatttgacatagttaagctcccaaatttcttcaatgaaaccaaagtaagggatgaaagctacacaaggattgtcatcatgtacactagcgaagtgttgagattcagcccgtAGGGTAACcccactgttttgcattgtacttttttggtcttgtgcttttgtatagaaggaatacttgtttatatcatatccttgccaagttataacatttcttttaggcccatctgctagctttctcaACATTTCAGAAGCATTATCATCAGTCAAGATTGTGTATTTAAACCAATCtaagaaagtcttgttatgctttttcaacaccttgttctttgacatttttggattactttgtttgactaaacCTTCATGATGAACTATGTAtggaaaaacttcattactgttattcaacacatacaaatgagcttgttgcaaatcttctacacttggagtgatgacatacagtcctcttgaacccttacctctcACTCTTTCGTCATGCCGAAACTcgggaagcccaacaggtttagctttttcaatgtaccctgaacaaaattcaatgatttcttctacaatgtacctttcaacaatatatGCTTCCGGACGATGCAGATTCTTAGTAtatccttttaagatcttcatgtatcgctcaaccggatacatccaccgcaaatatACAgaaccacaacatttgatttctttgaccagatgaacaattaagtgaaccatgatgttaAGGAATGCAGGCGGAAAATACATCTTCAACTCACACAATATAATAAcagcctcattttccagctcgtctaacttgacaggatcaaggACTTTTCTACATAtggaattgaagaaaaagcacagccGAGTTATGACaagcctgactttgttaggcaaaatgtcttgtATGGCCACtgataacaattgttgcatcaagacgtggcaatcgtgagactttaagcctaccaacttaagatccttcaaatgcacaaggctcttaatatttgaagagtatccttgtgggactttgacccAACGTAGGCACTCATAAAAACTGATCTTCTCttttctggacaaagtatgacaagctggaggcaagtatattttttttaccattagaccttggatgtaacgacgctcgtatacccatctcaactagatcttgacaagtattcaaaccatcttttgtcttgccttgaatgttaaggagcgtcccaatgacactatcacatacatttttctccacatgcataacatcaatacaatgtctaacatctagatcagcccagtatggaagatcaaacaaaattgaccttttcttccatatgcaagtcttactaCTTTGTCATTCTTTTGGATCTTTCCAAATATTGTAtttaggtgttgaacccgctggaaGACCTGGTCACCAATCAATGGTACCGGTGCATTTTCATGCTCTTGatttccattaaatgcttttttcagtCGTCGGCAAGGGTaatgaggttttagaaaacgCCGATGCGTAGTGCacactatttttcttccatgtttcaaTTATAACCtctcaaattcccatatgcttGTGTTTTCTTCGTAGATGCGGcttgcatgatgacccttaacactgtaacctctcaaattcccatatgctggaaaatcattaatggtacaaaaaagcattgcacccaaattaaatgtctcatttcgaaacccatcaaacactaaaaccccttcgtcccacaactttgtcaggtcttcaatcaagggattgagataaacatcaatgtcatttcctgacTGTCTTGGGCATgttatcatcatagacaacatcatgtattttcgtttcatgcacaactaaggaggcaaattgtaaatcactagcaaaactggtCACAAACTGTGTTGTGTGCTTaaactgccatatggattcattccatcagtggctagtccaagcctaagatttcttgcttCTTTGCCGAAATCTGGATACAAGCGAtctatcttcttccactgcgagGAATCAACCGGATGAGGAAGCATTCCATCAcaatttctcccatttgcatgccatataaggtcttttgcgtcatctccattagcaaacagacgcttaaaccttggaatgatcagaaaataccacaacaccttcgatGGAGGGCCCttgtttgagttttcatcactactacactcctcatcatccttgagtttgtaccgtgataccccacacctagggcatttcgACATTTCTTGAAATTGATGTTTGTACAATATGCAGTCATttgggcaagcatgaatcttctgatactccatacccatgggaCACAATATTTTCTTCGcttgatagtaacttttaggcaatgtgttttcctctggaagcatgTCGTGCATCACTTGAAAcagtgaactaaagcttttgtcactcaaCCCATATCTGGCTTTgatattaaccagacttaaaaCCACCGACAACAGCGTCAacgaattcttgcaccccggatACAAAGGTTTCTTTTAATCagtttgcaatgtatcatacataggagcatgtgcttgctgaaaagactcttgtccaaggtcatgaatcatattgtccaagcgatctcccgtttctacatcaaacgattcagattgggacccactctgcatgtctattaattcaccatgccatatccacgttgtataatttctcttaattccatcacacaaCAGATGCTCCCGTATGTCGTCAACTTTTTGCCGTCTCccgttcaaacaatttatgcaTGGACAAAAAAACTTCTCGTTTTCATCCGGTCAACttctttctaaagcaaattgTAAGAATTGTTCCACCCCTTCCTCATACGCAGGGCTCaagcgactttcattcatccaacttcgatccatctaaataataactctGTCATACTCCGAAACTCATTCAATGCAtgaaatctcactttttcatttaaggtgttaccctatcccattcaggaagacactttttatggtagattcatgcatCAAGGtttatcttattttgttaaatttgatgaaatttcgacaacatttcgcattggtctccaagtacacaacaTGAAATCGGTGACATTAATTCCCcgacaatcaagtatgcactcagagaacaactataaatgcattgtaccaaaatttcatcaaattaaacaaactaatGTTAACCCTAAAGCATggatctaccataaaaatatgagtctccccaaactgtctaaacggacaattcaagattcaatacaatgattaatgcaaactgttcgcaagaatcattgtattcaatttcaaacgggaatctaaggttcactctttatgaacaaaacttgtatctaattaaagaaaaatacattaatgCCATAAATCAACATACAAAATAAATCGTaacaaaattaagcataaaaaatttatgaaaaagtttGGTACTTGTGGTGATGACCAAAATAGTGTGCAACAGTTAATGTCGTGATCACGATGCAAAAACCTTACTACAAAATTGCTTATAactatacatatattttatattaagaaaaaataaaattaccccAAAAACATTTGTATAATTTGGATTTATCCTTGTCTATATAAGTCTGTTTAGTGTTACTTAGATTGTATAATTTGGATTTATATGCAGCTAGGGAAAACATATATTAATCAAATCTCACAACTTGACCCACCTCCTTCATTTGTGCCATGGGTGGTGGTGAATAATCAACCTGTTGGAAAAGTTAgtcctttctcttttgtctcATACTTTCTCATTCACACACACTTCCACGTGTCATTAGTATGATTTTTAGATTATTGAGAATATACTTATCAAGAGTACTCTTTGTGTTAATTCAGGACTATGAAAATTTTGCACATTATGTTTGTGTTATTAATTCGTAAGCAGTATCACAGGGGAGAGAGCACAAACATTTTGtggaaaagaagagagaatgaGTGAAGTTGATAATGCACTTTGACATAATCCTGAAAAACTTACTGTATATtttcactttcctttcactCCTGGTAACTCATTCTACATTACCGCGCTTTAATAACATAGTGTTAATGACCTATTCGGATGcacaattcatttttatttgtagacatgcagcaatataaaaaaatcaagcaaCTAATTAACTTGCTCTGAATTTTTGGAAATACTATTTATAAAATTCAGAGTAAATAAAATtcctaattaatatttaaactaGGTATAGTATGAATTTGTGGACACtgtcattcaaattaaaagtccCTATTTGTCATACTCTTGAACATAACCTGCAAATAAATTCTAATATAATGTGAATGGAAATAGTACGTAGATAACCATTGAAACCcctttttttgtctatttttcttGTCCTTAATCACCTCTTTGTTTTTCATTGTAACTTATGGGAGACCTTTGAACTAATTCATCATTCAACTAACCCAtctactaacaaaattttacaattcaataattaaaaacagaGGGATGGAGAGGGGAGAATTAGAAACCCTAAACACAAACCACAACCTCTGAGAGAAACAAACAGAAAccactctcactctcactctctaATGGAAAATTGCAAACAACAAtctgaataattaaaaaaaaaaatagtgcggCAAGTGAACAACATTTACCTGATTTGAAGGAATTGATAAACAATGGAACGAGTGAGCGAGTGAGCAGAGCAGTGCAGCGTCACctgatttgtgtttttttggaagaagaaaattaatatatagcTTTGATGAGTGAGTGAGCAGAGGAGCGTCGATTTGGGTTTTcttcaacaaaaaagaaaataatatatagctTTGGTAACAAGAAAAAATAGTCGATTTGGGTTTTCTTCAacgcttttatttatttatatattttcttgtcCTCAacgagaaaataatatatagctTTTCAATACAATTAATAAGGTTTGAATTTTCTAACAATAAAAAAGGATAATGATATCACACATTTAATTAAGAGTAAATTCTTTTtcagatttaattattttaattatttatataataaaactaCTTTCTTTTATCCagaaattatttgaataaaatttaaaatacaaaattactttagacttttttatttgaattgaaacaaattaaatattagtaattttgaCCTTTTCATGAATTGGTTGTacttaaaagaaatactaacaaACTTACTAAAGGTATTAAAGTTAGAAgtattaaactattttaaaataattttttaaattatacgtaattttaatataatattattaataatacttGTTATTATTGTGATTGTCAAAATAAAATGTAGACATAAATGTTTTTGGTACATAAAAGAGGCCAAAAGCTCCTTACTATCGAAAAAACAAAAAGCTAAAATcccaaactaaaaaataatttggttgcattccaaaaataatatatatatgttcaatgAAGAGGCAACACGTTGGtactgtaatatttttaaaaagaagggGCAGCATTCATTGAAAAAgtattgtaatatatatatatatatccttttaCCCTATAAAAAATATCTACTCCATTGGCGTTGGTACTGTGCTGCCGATGATGCTTTTCTCTACAttgaaaaatttaactaatttttagagaattttttaaataaaagagtttaattaataaacatttaTACGGTCAgtcaatgaaaaattatttcagtatgattttgttaaaat is a window encoding:
- the LOC102662230 gene encoding uncharacterized protein is translated as MTSEAAKEIADKIDAFEDQASQGSFVAHGRHDVLTAAIGRLEHPGHVRAVGAGVTIKQYFRSTSRISYTSSSMAPKDLQQLMQQIRDQLEDSITEKVTRQLMLSFSQMQSQFQSQMQSQGLALPPEPEVGPSAARVSTKESCVDPSGNDLDIGDSDKCGLYIEEYPPRLVALGRVYKESITVHNIPLLHDQVKVGVEEV